A segment of the Mugil cephalus isolate CIBA_MC_2020 chromosome 13, CIBA_Mcephalus_1.1, whole genome shotgun sequence genome:
ATGCATACTGATAATAACTTTATGTCATGTGATTTCACATTAAAGACACTTCATATAGCATTTGGGAAACCCCATCCCAAACACAGTGGTCAGCATATTATAGTGTAATATGTCGTGTTTATCCTCACCATCAGTGGTGTCACTGAGCACAAGACTCTCCAGGTTCCCCCACTCTGTGTTGAGCCTCTTCATCAGCTTGAAGGCATTCACAGGGTGTCCCAGGAAGCCTTCGGGGTCCTGTGTGGCTGTGGCTGTCAAAGAGTCCAGCTTATCAGCCCACCTGTCACAAAGATGGCAGCGGTAGGTAGTTATGAAAAACTGATCACAGGGAAGGGCTCAGTGCAGGTGCGCGCTCCTGTGTCTCGTTTCTACGCTCGTGATACGAATTCATGCGCACAAACTGACCTTTTGACCTGCTCTAGTTTGTTCTCCTCCGCTCTGATGTAATCCTTCAGAGACGTGACCAGGTCTTTTTCCGTGTATAACAGATCTGTCATCTGGCCTGAGGGACACAAATCAAAGTCATACATCAGTTAAAACACAGGAACAACCAATACTACTGTGGTTCAATTAGACAGAAAACGGTCGAAATCCTGAAATATCATTACACATTTAGCCTTCGTGTGTGTGcgcttaaaaaaataagtagtgAGCTCAATTTTACAGCATGTGCACGGATTACCTATGGAGGTGAAGAAGTCGTTGTGGGCTGAGAGCGACTGTAGGCAGCTCAGCATCAATAGACACAAACACGGCAGCTCcatcctgaaaagaaaaaaaaagagtgacatCAGACAAATTGTTTAATATGAGTTTGAGAATGAGAATCAACAGAAAAGTCAACATGACTGTTAATCTGAGAATGGACTTGTGTTTTGCATGgatacacactcacactttgGTCTCTGATGACCCTGAAAGAGTCTCAGCTCGAGCTGAATACCAGATAACGTCGGACCTCAAACTCACACAGGACACATTGTCTCATTGTCCTAAACTTTCCTTTTCTCACACTGCTAACTTCCTTTACTTCCGACTCCTACTGAAATAAGATGTGACTGTTCGTACCATTTGGACCCAATAATCCACGGACTTAGTGAAAACAGTTCTATTTTTTTCACGTTGCACTTTGTCAATACTGTGATTAGACATCGTACattattttttgaatgtttaaccatgtacattttatattcactcaacatattttcttttttaatattagaTTTCAGCAcctttttaatttacattttctcttttgagTGAAAGACTACGGAGATCAAGATAAAGTTTCCCAACTCGGatgcattattaattattcatatgACAGTAAATATGCTTTTTGTGATATGAATGAAGTGAAATATTAAGAGACGGtgataagaaagaaaaacatacgTAATCAGATGCACggggcaaaaaagaaaaaaagatatttcCGCGTAAAAACTTTGAGAATCCTCTTAATCTTCCTAGAAGTGCAGCTTTCCAGCCACCACATGAAGCCAAATATAGGCCTGTGGTTGATGTCACTGTTTCTGGTTAAGCTCTGGAGCTGGCACAGTCACCAATCCTAGAGGGCTTCTGGTCTGTGACTGTGGcacagttctgagagactagtgggaagctgaagtttaaataggaaaaatctgtgggtaacacccaccagaaactgacttgaccagaaactggtgccactatttccataatggctggtacttacctgtcgttaAGAGGGGGGGGGCTGAGTGTCTGGGGTACTTAtcctatgaatggagctctaagctattgtcagtgggagcctggaggctcaaggtgtgaatggtgacCTGACTTCtatccccaagaagtttcaacaccataaTAGTGacttttcctatttaaacctcaactagtctctcagaactgagtccagttgcctttattcaacaccttttgtattaccatgacctggatgactgagaaccttcacagaggaggaaggaaagtgagaatgtggctttttaaaaaaatgacccTGCATTCAGAGACCTGTGTCGGATCTACTCTGAGGATTAATCACTTAATCTAACATCACTGAGGTACCCTGCTAACAAGCTATGTGAAAACCTACTCCAACCGGAAAATTGCTGGCTGCCGTTACTGCACACTGTGATTGCACGGAAGCAGAGTTGGAAGAAACTTGTGGAAAGCAACGACTCAAAACGAATCAAAATACCTCCTTGTTGAACAATACCAGCCCAAAGCTCATGGGTGTCCTTTAGCCGAGTGCCTACAACCTTAATAAGTGTTCTAACGTAttacaaaatgtaaatacactCACTTAGATACACTACTGAAAAGAAAGGCATTGTAAtttaacagtcctgcattaaacGCCTCCTTGTTATGTCCAAttcatgttgaaacagtgtaAGAGATGCAGTAAATTAACCGGaggatcattttggaggatgttatttgtgatgctgttaaactgcattGAATCGAACACAAAGGTCTTTTTGTTGTTAAGCCAAGTCCATTCACTAAAATGTGGtcatcaaaataatagaaacacatctaacaacacaatacaattcaacgGTGTTACAAACCACAGTCTGCAACACGCTACATCAACAGCTCTCTCcgtttcatttcaaacaaatcCTTAATACCTCAACCTTCACAGAGCTAAGATTCAGGGCAGGAATGTTGTATTAGAtgctttttctttcactgaGTGAACAGGCAATGAAGATGAGCTGAGCACAAGTCCTTTCTTGCTTATTGACAAATGAATCTTATTGGAGCCAGAAACGCATTGACTGggaaaaccaaagaaaagacacaaacaaaagttCATCATGTTTACTAGAGGAATAAACTTAGCGTCTCATGCTCAGGAGAACCGCACTGATATTGTGGGGAAAGGAAAACGCTCTGGGATACATTTCAAGCTTTCTGCTTCGTATTAATAGCAGAATCTAATAGTGCTGCTTTGTCTCTCGGCCACAGCGCTTGTGTAAGATGTCAATGGGACTTTTCCTGATTGAATTAAGCTTCTAACAATACGGCGTCATGCACATACAGAAATGCCCGCTCACAACGTGTAGGTGGATGTGCTCTGAATCTGCTCCAGATGCTACAAACGCCTGCGTGCACATCCTGGCAAAGTAAAGGTCAGGAATGAAACCTGCTTATGTGCAGTTTGCTTTCAGTGAAAGCAGACAACAGGCTCGGGCAGGTTTTGGCTTTGCCACAAGGGCAAGTCTTCAGcgaaaataaaagaatgagtGCATTTGGGATTTCAATTTAGgtcagcggcagcagcagcggaggtGAGGACGGGACGTTTTCCCCTATTCCTCACATTCAGTTAAAAGAAACTAAAGctacaaaaaatacttaaaaaaaagaaatctatttGAGTGACACAAGACAAGACGTGGTTTACCATTACAGCAAACGTTTCCAGAGTCTGTGGTGCCACTTAGtccaaaatacaataaatatggCTCTTCCACTTTCCAGGATAAAAAGCCGAATCACTGTAATCATGGCAATGACACAACGACAGCTGCAGCGTCTCTCCTGTAATAATGTTGTAGTGGGGCGATGTCGAGATTAAAGCTGCGCGTTCAGACAATATACGTCTGATCCACGTGTCACGCCACACACGAGCCTGAGTGGCAGCGAGAGTTTTCGTCCGCGTACGTGATCGCACACGACACGTGAAAAACTATTTAACCTTCGACCTGCCAGACACTTGTTGAGACGCTTCATTTAAACAAGTTACAGAAAGCCACTTTAAACATTTCCCTCCGAGTTATAATAAAAACCTCTCTGAACTTTGTTCGGACGTGTCTATTAGGTCACAACATCTTGTTAAGTGTTTGAAAATAGGATATGTGACAGGAGTCGCATCACCGAGACGCACAGACCCTAAGAAACTCCCGCAATATGTGTCAAATCCCATCATCTGGTGAAGGAATTTACTCCAGTATCGCTCTCCCTCAGCGTGCCTCGGCACTTCAACCATTCCCTACATTTCCTAGAAAACTTtcagtggttgtttttttaatgttaacgCTGAAACCATTTGCAGATGAAAATACCGGAATAATTACAGATTTCCAGAGCAATAAATGAGCCCCTGCACGCTGAATATGTGTCATAGTTTAcaatgcaacatttatttttgttttgtttttttaacgttCATGCTCAGCTGCGTcagttttgatttttctttttgggggATCACTTAAGGTAAATGTCATCTCTTATTGTTCGAACTGAAAGTGAACACCGTTTTGCTTCCGATGTACGGAGCAGATTGggataaattacatttttacagaCGAGGCAATTCAAGGACACTTTAATAGTGAATTAAAACTGCGCAGGGATGACTGGGCTGCCAGTGGGTTCAATACATCAGTAAATAAGAATGCATAAAAAACTCATAAAATACAAACTTCCCAGGACCCCACAATACTCTACAGCAACcccaaaaaaatacagatcCCTCAGGGCGCAATAAACTCTCTATTATCACATTAAGCAGCTTGCATGTGTTACACTGTTGTAGTTACTGTCCTTTTGAACGTACGTAAAAGCTGTCCCTGCTAATAAGCATGGTATTTATGCAGAAATCCCCCGTCCATCCCAAGTGTCTGCTCCAGAATTTTCTCGGAGCGAGGCTATGGAGTCAGACAGTACAGTATGTGGACGGAAGAGGACTACTGCCACGTCTTCGCCCCTCCCCGTTGGAGAAAACTCATGCGAGGACTGCGCACTGTCCAATGGAGGCGGATTTTACCTGCAACAACCCTTCAATAAACCCTGCGAGCCGAGACACGGGCAGCAGAGAGAGTCGACCGTCGCGAAGGCTGCTGGTGTTGACTGTTTACCACAAAGCATTGTGACTAGAGTGGGACTTATCTAAATATTAGATTTAAACCCCAAATGCATGTAGCTCTAACGTTGTATGTTACTCCTGTGtggtaaatgaaagaaaataagtgaATTTCTAATTACAAACTAAACATACAGATGCTAAATTAGTTAATACGGTGCAAGTGAAGGCAGCACCATCCATCCACGCTGCGTTGCATTGCATATAttataaaagctgtttttttaggGATACTCTACGGCTGGCTTCATTCTATATTTACACTTTTGACCCAGACTAAATAAATGACGCCAATTTGACCAACTTTCCACAACCGCAGCCCGGCCTATTAAGCTATTTGCAGCCACCGAGAACCGTCGCAAACGGTTAAAAGTTTTGTCCAAGTTGAGCTCTCTGTTAGCTCGGAGCTAGCTAAACGCAGGAGTAGTACTTTCTAATAACGGTCACTGGCGTAAACAGCAAGAAATAAGAAGCGACCAAAAGAGAGTGAGAAGCCGCGATAGCGACCTGAATTTGACCACGCGTGATTTTTCTTATCTGGTTGGAGTCGGGGAGGCTGTGTTTACCTAATCCCGAGCATCCTGCAGCAGGAATGTGTCCGTAGTGGTCCCCGTGAACCTCGGTGACGGTGAGAAGATGAATCCGGTGCTCCGTCCTGGTCCTATCTGTTGGCCATCTGGTGGTTGGGGCTGgatttataaaaaagaaaagtctgaagGCTTACGTGCAGACTCTCACATGCATACAGACAGAAACTTTGGGGGCTGtcttccctaaaaaaaaaaaaaaaaaatgcttggaGGGGTGGCGTCTACAGCTGCCCTGACCCGAACATGGATGAGTAGTTCTGGGGGAGTTTAATGCAGAAATTGACTTCAATCTGCCACGTGTTGAAAATGCACcgctttttttgtgttttcttctctcttttttttaatccaggttgttcatacattttttttttttaatcccatgTTTTAACTCATGTTTTAACTTAGACAAGGCAGGCCTATTATAGCCTCATCCTGTTCGATTCTGTGTAGATTTGCAATGTTTGATTCGCCCCGGAGAAAACTATTTGACACCATCTCCCACACACATTCCAGAAAATTCCTTCCTTCCAACTAGAAAGTGTGACTGGAGGGAGGgagttcctgctgctgctgctgctgctgctgagcacCAACAGGGTGGagttaagtgtgtgtgaagaagTGCAGTGTGTCTTAGCTGGCATGACCTATAAACACTGCAAGATATGCCTGTGGTAAACACTGCAAACCTTCAATAACTCTGCCGTCTTTGATTCCATCGTGCAACAGGCTTGAAGAAGAGGAGACCTTTCTAgtgtaaagtgaaataaatacactttattAACGTACAGTTTCTATCAGCTATCACCAAGCAGGGTGTCATAACAGGATTATATTGTACCATAATTAAACATCTGTATGTTAATGAGGCATAGCAAGAAACACTGATGGCGAAGCAAGAttaatgtgtgtgcgtggagggagggacggggggTTCTTCTATCTAGTTCTTGAGAGTCTTCATTGCAAATCTTGTTAATTCATTCACAGCTCATTTTCTCGACTGTGAACTGCAGAACACTTTCTCTTAATGTGAAgtgtagaaaataataatattaaaaaaaaaaaaaacatcaagtgtttctgtttctcctccagccATCATCGGCGGATGTCGTCCAGGGAGGTGAGTCTGCTCCCGAACAGCTGCTCCTCGTAGGTGAGCAGCTGGCGCAGGAAGTTCACGTTGGGCGCCGTGCAcgccctcctctccttcagccaGCGCAGGGCGTGGAGCAGCGACCAGCGGCGGTGCTCCATGAGGAAGGCCAGCGTCAGCGCGGAGCTGCGGCTTCTGCCCATGCTGCAGTGGACCAGGACGCGGCCGGCGGGCTCGGCCTTCAGCGCCGCGCTGATGAACCTGGACGCCAGCGGCAGGGCCTCCACCAGGTCCTGCTGGGCGTCGTCGCTGAGGCGCAGCCTCAGGTAGCGCAGCGTGCTGGGGAAAGCGTCCGGGGAGTTGGCGGTGGCGTTGACCACGTGCGTGATGTGGAGGTTCTTGATGATGCGGTAGTCGGAGGCCTGGGAGGCTGAGCCCTGGTAGAGAGCTCCCTCCAGGATCTCAGAGGGGTAGATGGTGAGGGTGTGCCGCTCAGGTTCAAGCAGGACCATGCGTGGGGTGCAGAGGAAAGAGTAGAGGGAGTGGAAGGATGAGAAACCTCCAAGCAGGATGACAGGGTCCATTCCCAAAGCACTGAGCTGGAAAAAGCAGCGCTGGAGGTCGGGGGAGTCTGCCCTGGCCTTTACACTGCCCACTGAAGTGTGCACAGAAAGACGAGGAGACAATCAAAGCAGTGgaacacacaccacaaagagAAATCAGTACAGCTGACTTCATTAAGCAGTTTGCTAGTGACTTGGTGCTGCTGACTTTTTGACACTAAGCAGATATAATATTCATCGTGTTCATTAGAGCggtggcacaaaataaaacggATACCGATGGGAATGCAATTAGTTTCATATGTATTAATTCACAAACAACAATACTGGACAAAATGAATGTCTGTTCTGATGATTAAAAGTTAACCACCAAATCTATTCCGAGTCGTCTCTCCAAGGGGGGGGCGTGAATATCTGAATAAAATTTCACGGAAATCGCCCTAAGACTGAGTAAAACCTTGAGACCGTGAATGGCTGTTGAAATTCTAACAAGCATTGGGACATTTCCGCCTGCGCTGCCAACAACTAACCCAGCTGTGACTTATTTCTCAAATGGGCGTCCCTGTGGGTGCACGCGTGTGTCCGAGAGGCTGAGTGTGGGCTGCTGACCTGGGCTGCATCCCTCCTCCGCGTACAGCAGTATTATAGAATACTTCTGCAGCTCGATGCAGCTGATCAGACATCCCAGCTCAGGGTGGATCACCGTCACAGCGGCCCGCGCTGTCACCACGTGACTGTCCTTGTACctagaaacacacaaatattcataaTATGATTCATTGCGATTGACTAGGAGTTCCCCGGTTACAGattttattatcataattttttaaagctgtatttGTCTGCTCAGACAGGTGTCAACAGGGCACCTTTTGAGGGACTATTTTCTTAAGTGGATTAACACATATTTGACCTCCTatctttaaaacatttgttgaGATAAATGTGTTGAACATCATTTGTTGTCTGCATCTGAAGAGCACCGGTTTATCCGTGCAGCACCCACCTCTCTGCGCTGCGGCAGTCCAGGATGAGCATGTAGTAGGGGTCGTACAAGGCGGGCTGGCCTTCCTCAGCGTTCAGCAGGTTGTACACCTGCTGCGGGGTGATATAGCCTCGCTCCACCCGGGCCGTTTCTGGAAGGGCAGGAACCAGAGCCTCCTCCGGCTCGCACACTGCTTGCAGGCAGAAGTAAATACTGAGAGTACGGCGCGTCCGCGTGCACAGAGGTGGGTGAGCGATAGTGTTAGAAGTAAAAAATGCACCACTTACCTTTGTTCGAGGCAGGTATGATGGAGGAATGGTCACTATCTGTGCTATTGACCTCTCTGTCAGAGATGCTGCTCACGGTTTGGAACGTGTTGGCAGGCTCCCTGGAGGCCCGTCTACAGCTGTTATTCACTCTGACATGAGCAAAGAGGCACACACAGAGCTTTGCTAAACGTAGTAACAACGCAACAGTGCAAGAGACTAAACTGGAAGAGAAAAGATGCAGAAATATTTACCTGGACAGTACAATGCCCATCTCGTTTAAGTCATTTGGCAGATGCATCAGCTGTTCCCAGCAGCCCTTCATCAGAACAACATGCTAcgcacgtaaaaaaaaaattaaaaaagtgttgAAGAATCCTCTCTCAAAAAGCCAGACAAGATGTAataaggtataaaaaaaaaaaaaaaaaaaaaaacaatttggtAAATAACCCACTAAGCATTTGTTGGTGCTGTGATTCTCGCTCAGCCCTGCTTCTGCCTTGCACTTAATTTAGCTGGTGGTCTTGGAAACGCAGTAATGGTTAAGTGCCCTAAAGGGCCACACAGTAGCTGGCTGTGACAGGTGACGGAAGAGAGACCTAGAAAGTCCCACTTCACCCAAATTAACTTCTGAAACTTATACTGTGTACCATCAGTTTTTCCAGGACAAGACTTTACGCTGCTCTGAAGGCCATGCAGAAATTAGGTCAGTGTATAGATTAGATAGAAGAGAGATGGAATGAGGGAGGATACCATCACTATTTACTTAGAaattaaactgattttaatGCCTGTATTGATGGttaacaaagaggaaaaaaaagggaaactgttttgttttttaagccaTTTAAGCACTCAGACAGAGTAGACTAAAGGGATAatacagcacaaaaaaacacagaacaagcTTATGTTAGCAGAGAATGATGTGAAGGGATTGCACAAGACATATCCAACCAGCAGCTCTGAGAAACATAATAACAAAGCTATGAATAATGTTCAAATCCTAATTCCTGTGTGCACGGTGACCACAGTCAGAAGCATCCTGCAGCAGATTTAAACCACATCTTAGTTTCCCCATTGAAATGTTTAAGTTTCGGGTCTTACTGTGTGTATCTACGGGCCCCTCGGTTGCCACTCTCGGCCATGTCATtgcctctcctccaccttctgTTCACTCTCCCTCAGCCTCAGCCTTTCCCATCCATcacaccctccccctcctctgaATCCACTGCCCCCTACAACTGTGCGGTTTACGGTTTTGCTTTCACCTCTTCAGTCTTCAGGCCGGCGAGGTTTCCATGTACCGTATATGGCCATATGTTAGCTAAACAACAACTTAAACACTTAAAGCCAGTGCAGCTGTTCTAGTAGTGTATTACACTGCCCTTTATTTATGCCGTGACCCAGCCGACACGATGCGTACATATGTCCAACTTCTCTTGAAATAATTCGATCTAAATGTCCCCATTGTGTTTCATCTTGTAGTATCATAAGTGGTACGCAGTGGCACAGACTTATTCCTGAGAGCAGTAAGGTTACTAGCGGCGCAGATCACTGATTAGTGTGTGTAGAAATGCCCCACTTTATTATTCCAAGTGGTAAATTATAGTGTTAtaccaccaaaaaaaataaataaataataataataataaaaaataagtatggACACTTCAAGAAGGTGAGAGGGGAaataagtaacattgaccactGAGCTGGAAATTATTCGttagaaaataagaaatcaaaACACTGCGTGTTTAATCCAGCATCTCCAGATTGTCACGGTTCCGTGTCTATCTTTTATTTCGtgtgcatgttttgtgtttcctgttttattttgtcaagtgtcttggtttcctgtctgtagtgagccttttttttcccttgattACTCATTGATTTCTCCTGGTTTGATTGCCCTTATTAGCCTCACCTCTGTCTTGTCATCCCTAATCCCTCGTGTGCATATATAGCCCCGCTTTGCCTTTGTTCTCTTTCGCGTCATTGTTGTTACTTCCCTGTGTTGTTTCCCATGAATTCCTTCCTCGCCCTTGTTCCTGCgctttttgtcctgttttttttttttttggttattttggaTTAACCTGCCCTCTGCAGAACTTTTTTGTTCTCGctagttttcattaaaattaaaatcttttgTCCTGCATTCGGGTCCTCACCGCTACACTCGTCCCGACACAGATGAGCTCATATGATAAGAGAACACGCAGTGTAGATCTGTTTTATGCTCCTTATCAACTGAAGGTCACATCGTTCACTCCTTTCAGCCATCTGCCTTGCTCCCAGACACAGGCCCTGAACAAATGACATTAATATAGGAGGCcgaagggagacctacacaatattaggaaggtggtcataatgatacgCCTGGTTAGTGAAAGCCTTGACCAGAAGGCCCCAGCCAGACGGGCTGCATTATGATGATGTCATCTCTTTAAAACATTATATAAGACTACGTGTATTATTTATCAGAAAGTTTTATTCAGTTACTGCCCACCTCTTGTTTAATTGTCTTATCAATtacctctttgtttttctttcaacctGTGTCCCGATAGTGAGAAATGAAGAACAGAGCATGTCTGCCACCTGTCGTGGCCGGAAGGGAAATTATTGCCAACACCCTCTGCACACTGTGAACAGACAGTGAAGTATGTGCACACTGCGTAACGCTCATATCTGTGTAAACACAACTATGTGTTTCGGAGTCAACTTAAATGACACccatgggagaaaaaaaaaaagccctctgCAGCATGCTGTCTTGTTGCTACATGAGCGACAGACTCTGCAGGGTC
Coding sequences within it:
- the LOC125019078 gene encoding probable rhodanese domain-containing dual specificity protein phosphatase, giving the protein MDPVILLGGFSSFHSLYSFLCTPRMVLLEPERHTLTIYPSEILEGALYQGSASQASDYRIIKNLHITHVVNATANSPDAFPSTLRYLRLRLSDDAQQDLVEALPLASRFISAALKAEPAGRVLVHCSMGRSRSSALTLAFLMEHRRWSLLHALRWLKERRACTAPNVNFLRQLLTYEEQLFGSRLTSLDDIRR